The Niastella koreensis GR20-10 genome includes a window with the following:
- a CDS encoding branched-chain amino acid ABC transporter permease, translating into MDYILHLLILIAFYALLAQSLNLSAGFTGLISLAQAGFYGIGAYCAALLSTRYGVSFWLSVPVGMLIGGLIALLISFIALRTVEDYFIICTMGIQVILFSLMNNLSGLTGGPLGISGIPAIRLFGVELDGKVSFLLLSLCFVIVVWFLLRNISRSGFGRILRAIREDEIYTQSIGKNVYQAKVISFTLTAMLATIPGALYAHYITYIDPTTFTMEESIFILSIVIVGGMGSLLGSIGAAAFMILLPEGLRFLGMPHEVAGNLREIIYGLILIIIVMTGRLQGLLLWKRGRINK; encoded by the coding sequence GTGGACTATATTTTACACCTGCTTATTCTGATAGCATTCTACGCGTTGTTGGCCCAAAGTCTTAATCTTTCTGCGGGGTTTACGGGTTTAATATCCCTTGCACAGGCAGGTTTTTATGGCATTGGGGCGTATTGCGCAGCCCTGCTTTCCACGCGGTACGGGGTATCCTTCTGGTTAAGTGTACCGGTTGGTATGCTCATTGGCGGGCTTATTGCTTTGCTTATTTCCTTCATTGCCCTGCGAACGGTGGAAGATTATTTTATTATTTGCACGATGGGTATCCAGGTTATCCTGTTCTCACTGATGAATAATCTTTCCGGCCTTACGGGAGGTCCGTTGGGTATTTCAGGCATACCTGCCATTCGTTTGTTTGGGGTAGAGCTTGACGGTAAGGTTTCTTTCCTGCTGTTGTCGCTATGTTTTGTAATAGTGGTCTGGTTCCTGTTGCGGAATATATCCCGCTCTGGCTTCGGCAGGATATTGCGGGCCATCCGGGAAGATGAGATCTATACTCAAAGTATTGGTAAAAATGTATACCAGGCTAAAGTAATTTCTTTCACCCTTACTGCTATGCTGGCTACCATACCCGGAGCTTTGTATGCTCACTATATAACGTACATCGACCCTACTACTTTTACCATGGAGGAGTCCATTTTTATACTTTCGATCGTCATTGTCGGGGGCATGGGAAGCTTGTTGGGAAGCATAGGTGCAGCTGCTTTTATGATCCTTCTGCCGGAGGGTTTACGTTTCCTGGGTATGCCCCATGAAGTGGCTGGTAACCTAAGGGAAATTATTTATGGACTCATCTTAATTATTATTGTTATGACAGGGAGGCTGCAAGGATTGTTATTATGGAAAAGAGGAAGAATAAACAAATAA
- a CDS encoding branched-chain amino acid ABC transporter permease — MQLVLNTFLTFTLYLVIALSYSLIYYVTKFFHLAHGCIITCGAYGVLFFTTRCTFSMPLAIALSIVAVTLIGLLCEILVYRPMRKKKVSSLAYLIASLGIYVVLQNTIALIFGNDARILNSSEVSIGHRIGQGYITTVQAVLAIVSLLLFLSVTCFLRYTRTGKSVRAVASNPELCNIYGVRSGSVIIIAFGIGSFIAAIVGILSAMDTSMTPSFGFNLLVYGIVAMIVGGVGSTRGLITGSLLVATAQNLAGYYIDTKWTDAITYLLLIIFLIWRPLGFSGQLLKKVEL, encoded by the coding sequence ATGCAGCTAGTGTTGAATACATTTTTAACTTTTACACTTTACCTGGTTATTGCCCTGTCGTATTCCCTGATCTACTACGTCACTAAATTCTTTCACCTGGCGCATGGCTGCATCATTACCTGCGGTGCTTATGGGGTTCTTTTTTTCACAACCAGGTGTACTTTCAGTATGCCGTTGGCAATAGCATTGTCTATCGTCGCTGTTACGTTAATCGGCTTGCTATGTGAGATACTGGTTTACCGGCCAATGCGAAAAAAAAAGGTGAGCTCACTTGCTTACCTCATCGCATCGCTGGGCATTTATGTTGTATTGCAGAATACGATAGCGCTTATATTTGGTAACGATGCAAGGATACTTAATAGCAGTGAGGTGAGTATTGGGCATAGGATAGGTCAGGGCTACATTACCACAGTACAAGCCGTGTTGGCAATAGTGTCGCTGCTGTTGTTTCTGTCGGTAACCTGTTTTTTGCGGTATACCCGCACCGGTAAATCTGTAAGAGCGGTGGCCAGTAATCCTGAACTCTGCAATATTTATGGTGTCCGTTCCGGCAGCGTAATCATCATCGCTTTTGGTATAGGTTCTTTCATTGCTGCAATTGTTGGCATATTATCCGCCATGGATACGAGCATGACACCTTCTTTCGGCTTCAACCTGCTGGTGTATGGCATCGTAGCAATGATCGTGGGCGGGGTCGGCAGCACACGTGGATTGATAACAGGCTCTTTGCTGGTTGCCACAGCACAAAATCTGGCGGGGTATTACATCGATACCAAATGGACGGATGCGATCACTTACCTCCTCCTGATCATATTTCTCATATGGCGGCCGCTGGGCTTTAGCGGGCAGTTGTTGAAAAAAGTAGAGCTGTAG
- a CDS encoding radical SAM protein, translating to MRIVPDIPVKYSRFPDNYVNDINGWAFDRATIEANKGKLLTLDIDYGSYCSLNCPACFRKKNSVDAVQHELQFDNLVDVILQAKKLGLRSVKFLGAGDPFENRGFLRFLRFLKEQDVIPLIFTKGQTLGDDLSVTRYFGEYGIFTGQQLAEELNACNASIMLSFNSFDDARQAKLVGRTTDFIHVRNRALKLLVEAGFNNGNPTRLALINSPVTIWTIDEALEIYKWGRLRNLYTVVTTSMVSGRAKDKVWVKITPPEEELLELYAGIYRFNIETNLQRADQIRAEGIATYAGAHPCNQVSTGMYVTLNGKVLSCPGSEENVEGNYWERSLEEIWLNSENYKRSGTFNCGCIAKVGKSIPTGFYEQVLNKVL from the coding sequence ATGAGGATAGTTCCAGATATACCTGTTAAATACAGCCGGTTTCCCGATAATTATGTGAATGATATCAACGGCTGGGCTTTCGACAGGGCGACTATTGAAGCCAATAAGGGTAAATTGCTTACTCTGGATATTGACTACGGTTCTTACTGTAGCCTGAACTGTCCCGCTTGTTTCCGTAAAAAGAATTCCGTAGATGCCGTGCAGCATGAGCTGCAGTTCGACAACCTGGTTGATGTGATCCTGCAGGCAAAAAAGCTTGGTCTGCGCAGTGTCAAGTTCCTCGGTGCAGGTGATCCATTCGAGAATCGGGGCTTTTTACGTTTCCTGCGTTTCCTTAAAGAACAGGACGTGATTCCTCTGATATTTACCAAAGGACAGACATTGGGGGACGACCTGTCTGTGACCAGGTATTTTGGCGAGTACGGCATCTTTACAGGTCAGCAACTGGCTGAAGAGCTCAATGCCTGTAATGCCAGTATTATGCTCAGTTTTAATTCCTTCGACGATGCCAGGCAAGCCAAACTGGTGGGCCGCACCACCGATTTTATCCATGTAAGAAACCGTGCATTGAAATTGTTGGTAGAAGCGGGGTTCAATAACGGTAACCCCACAAGACTGGCGCTGATCAATAGTCCCGTCACTATCTGGACTATCGATGAGGCGTTGGAAATATACAAATGGGGAAGGTTGCGCAACCTGTATACTGTTGTTACTACCTCAATGGTCAGCGGCCGGGCCAAGGACAAGGTATGGGTAAAGATCACGCCCCCGGAAGAAGAGCTACTGGAACTATATGCCGGTATATACCGGTTCAATATCGAAACCAACCTGCAACGTGCCGACCAGATACGTGCCGAAGGCATTGCAACCTATGCAGGTGCTCATCCATGCAATCAGGTGTCAACCGGCATGTACGTTACTCTAAATGGTAAAGTGCTCAGTTGCCCTGGCTCGGAAGAAAACGTTGAAGGAAATTACTGGGAACGTTCATTGGAAGAGATATGGCTCAATTCAGAAAATTATAAACGTTCCGGTACATTCAACTGTGGGTGTATTGCCAAAGTAGGCAAGTCTATCCCTACAGGTTTTTACGAGCAAGTACTAAATAAAGTATTATGA